CTTCTCTAGGGGTGTTTCAAAGTGGCGATGCTTTCGCATATCGGGAAAGATACCGGCCTTAGACACAGTGCGCTTAAAACGCCGTAGTGCCGATTCAATTCCTTCGCTTTCACCAACAATAATTTGGGCCATCCGGTCACCTATCTTGTAGTAAATGAATAGCGTTACCTAGCCTTAGTTCTCTGGGTAACGCTAAAAAAGAGCAGACTCGCTGTCTGCTCTAGAGACTTTATAAAAAATCTGGCTTTACATCGCCTTAGTAGGAGCGATTGTTGCCACCCCAACCACCGCCAGCAGCAGGCTTGCGATCTTGGCGGGGACGCGCTTTATTGACCTTGAGGTCACGCCCCATCCACTCTGCACCATCTAGAGCCTCAATGGCAGCATCTTCCTCTGCTTCAGACTCCATCTCAACAAAGGCAAACCCACGGGGCCGACCCGTTTCACGGTCTGTAGGAACCTTAACATTTTTAACTGTCCCATACTCTTGAAAGACCTGATTTAGGTCGTCCTGAGTAGCATCGTAGGACAGATTCCCAACATAAACTGACATCAAACAAACTCCAGAATCGGAAAAAGGTAGAGGGTTAGATTCGGAGAGACGTCTATTCAACGAGCTTCAAAACCGAAAATAATTCCTTATTAGTTAGAACCTAGCATAATACAAGCTAGAGAAGACATATTACCGTGTTCTGCTTCCCTGTTCAACTGCCTTTCTTCTGAAGGTTTGCAAGTAACCGTGTCTACCAAGTTTTTCCAAGCGAGATTTGGCGCTCTGAGCTTAGACTCTAAGTGCCATGAGGTTAGGCTTTGCAGTCGTTGTTGATCCGATATCTTTTTGCATCATCTGGTGCGACTTGATTAACGATAAAGATCATTTACACTGGGACAAATATTAAGAGTGACGTCGGCGACAAATGGCAATCAGTCCATCCCCTGTGATGTCTCAAAGCGCTACATCGTTTTTGGTGCTGATCTTAGCCTGGTATTCGCTGGTTGCTTCTGCTCTAGGACGACGACAGGAACGGTATCCTTGAGCTATGGATATTCCCCGCATACATCCTGACACGATTGAGCAGGTTCGCCAGTCTGCTGACATCACTGATGTGGTTTCAGAGCATGTGGTTTTGCGTAAACAGGGCCGCAATCTCGTCGGATGCTGTCCCTTTCATGACGAAAAAACACCTAGCTTTAGCGTTAGTCCTGAAAAGCAGTTTTACTACTGTTTTGGTTGTGGCGCTGGGGGCAATGCCTTTAAGTTCCTAATGGAGTTGGAGAAGCGCTCCTTTGCCGAAGTGGTATTGGGGTTAGCCCAGCGCTACGATGTCCCAGTTCAGACCCTGGCGAAAGCTGAAAAGCAGCAGCTCGACCGCAAGCTATCGCTACGGGAGCAGCTTTACGAGATTTTGGCGATTGCCTGTAGCTTCTATGAACACACGCTACGTCAGCCCCAGGGGCAGTTTGCACTCAGCTATGCCCGCCAGACGCGGCAGTTAAGTGAAGAGACAATCCAGCAGTTTCAGATGGGCTACGCCCCAGCGGAGTGGCAGGGCCTTTACCAGCATCTTGTCGGAGACAAGAAGTTTCCAGAGGCTTTGGTAGAGCAGGCGGGCCTGATCGTACCCCGCAAGTCAGGGGAGGGATATTACGATCGATTCCGAGATCGCTTGATGATTCCGATTCACGATCATCAAAGTCGCGTGGTGGGGTTTGGAAGTCGGACGCTAACAGGAGAAGAGCCCAAATATCTCAACTCTCCAGAGACGGAGCTATTTAATAAGGGTAAGCTGCTGTTTGGGCTTGATAAGGCTCGTAAAACAATTGTCAAAGACGATCGGGCCATTGTCGTTGAGGGCTACTTTGATGTGATTGCCCTCCATGCGGCAGGGATTACGAATGCGGTGGCCTCTATGGGGACGGCGATCAGCGAGCATCAGGTAAAGCAGTTGCTGCGCTATACCGACTCCAAGCGGATTGTTCTTAACTTTGATGCGGATGCTGCCGGGGGAAAGGCTGCTGAACGTGCCATCTCTGAGGTTGAGGCTTTGGCCTATCGTGGTGATGTTCAGCTCAGGGTTCTCAATCTACCCAACGGTAAAGATGCCGATGAGTTTCTGCTGCAGGCAAGTCGGGAGGATTATAACCAGCTGGTAGAGGCCGCTCCGCTGTGGCTAGATTGGCAGATTCAGCGGGCAATTGCAGGTCAAGATCTGCAGCAAGCTGATCAGTTCCAGGCTGCAATCCAAATCATTGTTGAACTGTTGGGCAAACTTCCCAACGCGGCGCTGCGGACTCACTACATTCACAATTGTGCTGAACTCCTCAGTCAGGGGGAGTCTCGACTGGCACTGCAGCTGGAAGAGGCCCTACGGCAGCAGGTACGAGGGCAGCGGTGGCTGGGACGTTCAGAAAAGTGGCAAAGACCTGCAGACTACACGCTGCGGGAGGCTGCAGAGGCCCAGCTACTAAGAATTTATCTTCACCGGCCCCAGCAGCGCGCCACCGTGCGTGAAGCGATGAAAGATCGAGATGTAGAGTTTAGTTTTTCCCATCATCGATTTCTCTGGCGACAGATTTTGGCATTAGAGGAGGAGGCCATCCAAGCTAATCCTGAGCACTATGCGTCTCATCCTGGAGTGACACCGATCCCCGAGTCGTTGGATCTAATTGCGGCGGTGCAAGATCTCTGTACAACCTTTACGGATGAGCTGAAGCAGATCTATCACCTGATTCAACTCAATGAAAAAACGGAGTTAGATTTGCTAAGGCCAAACCTCTCGATTCGGGCGGCGTCTGCTGGGCTAGAGCGCATTGCCTGTGAAAAGCGATGTCGCCATTTGCTGCAAATGTGGGAGTCAGCCCTCAAGTCTGCTAAACGAGAGCTAAAGGGAAAACAAATTCTAAATGCTTATCTGCAGCACATTCAGCAGATGATTGATGATGAGTCTGAACATGCTCAGACACTACTAGATGAAGAAAGCTACTGTTTGCAAGAGCTAGAAGATATTCGGCAACTGTATTATCAAGAGAAACGCTACTTAGACAAGCTGGATCAGCAACGATGCATCACCATGAATGATCTAACAGAGGTGGTCATTGAGCACAATCTCCATCTCAATTGAGGATTCTGGTGCTGATTGACTCAAAAATCTGAATTTAGATAACAATCGGGGCGCTGTAGTCTTAAGAAATCACGAATCAATTCTATATTTGCGGTGAAGTTGATTTTCTGCGCCTAGAATTAGAGTTAAAGGTATACCTAACGCCACCGGGAGAGTTCATGGCTACTCAGAAACAGTTTAAGAGCTTTGAGGAGATGCTGTCTGCATCCGAGACACCGCTACTGGTTGATTTCTATGCAGATTGGTGCGGTCCTTGCCGGATGCTAGCGCCGATTTTAGATCAGGTGCAGTCAATGATGAAGCACCAAGTGCAGGTGGTGAAGATTGATACGGAGCGGTATCCCAATTTAGCAAGCAAGTATAGCGTCCATGCGCTGCCAACTCTGGTACTCTTCAAGCAAGGTGATCCGGTGGAGCGTTTGGAGGGCGTGATGCCCGCTGAAGATATCGTGAATCGGCTACAGGCTTTTGTGTAAAGGTTATGCTGGTGGGTAGAATTTGCGGATTATTGACTCTTTGCAGATCCTTTGATGGCTACAGACTCTATGTTTAGGAGAGGCTACCGATGCTAAGTCGCAAGATCTATCAACTCCATACTGATGGCCAAGACGTTTGGATCTTCTTGCGAGACCAGCAACGATGGTTAGAACGCGCGCGCATTATCGATGTTGAGGGGGATTTGCTGACGCTGCGCTACGAGACTGAAGAGGAGGATGAGATTTGCTCTTGGGAAGAAATCATCCGGATTGAAAGTGTAGGGGCCATTACCCGTAAGCTTGCGTCAGTGCCGAAGGGTGAAGCTGACCTCTTGGTCTCGGAGGACTGTCCTGAGGCTGAGCAAATCAGAGAATCACATCCAGACTCAAATACTGATTAAAGGGTTTTAGACCCATTCGAAGTCTTTTGAAGATTGTCAGCCTGAGATTTCTGAAAGGTTGGAGTCTGGCGTGATTCATTTATCAATTGCGCAGACAATGTCTGCGCAATTTGTTTGGCACCTCTCAATTTTGGCGAAGGGGTTTAGATGAGCGTTGTAGGTGACAAAATCTTAGGGTTATTTATTGGCCTCTCAACGTTGGATTTCATATATTTAGCTGAGGGACCGCCCCAGGCAAACCAAAAGGTTGTGGCGCGAGAAAGCGCGATCTCATCTGGTGGTCCGGCAACCAATGCTGCCGTCACCTTTGCTCACCTCGGTAATCAAGCCCAGCTCCTCACCGCAATGGGAACTCATCCAATGACCCAGTTAATGCGGTCTGACTTGGAAGAGGTAGGGGTTGCGATGGCCGAAGGCCGGTCATTGACCATCGCAAATCTAACGCCATCCCAAGTCCAATCCCCTGCTATTTCTTCGATCATCGTTACTGAATCTACTGGGGAGCGAGCCATCATCTCTCTCAACGCCCAACGTCAGCAGGCTCAGCCAGAGCAAATTCCACCGGAGGTTTGGGAACGGCTCGACGCCACTAAGATTATTTTGATTGATGGCCACCAGATTGATATTAGTGTTGCAATCTCAGCTCAAGCAACCAACATCCCCATTGTTTTAGATGGTGGAAGCTGGAAGCCAGGGCTAGAGAACGTGCTGCCCTACGTTCACTACGCCATTTGCTCAGCCAACTTCTATCCACCCGGCTGCTCAAAGACCGAAGCCACCATCAAGTATCTACAGGATCGATTGCCCCAACCTACTCGGATTGCCATCACGCAAGGCGACCAGCCGATTCTCTACCGGGACGGAAAAATAGAGGGCACCATTCCCGTACCGGACATCACTCCAGTGGATACTCTAGGAGCCGGAGACGTTTTCCACGGTGCCTTTTGTCACTTTATTTTGTCCCATGCTTTCCCTGAGGCACTCGCGCAGGCAGCGCAGGTGGCCGCCACCGCCTGCCAGTCTTTCGGCACCCGTGCTTGGCTTCAGGAACACTAGCGAATCTCAGCATATAGCCTCTTCAGTCTCGTTGCCGAGACGCCAAAGGCCCAGAGAAGCCCCACAGTCAGATAGATGGCATTGGCCTTGAGTGCCCCCAGATGGGCAACACGCCGATCAGAAGCCTGTACAACTCGATTGACCAAGCGCATCCGCCCGTAATGGGTAATCCGCTGGCAAAAGTCTGACTCTTCCATAATGGGCATGTCGGCATCGAAGCCGCCGCAGTCCCAGAAGGGCTGCTGTCGACAGAAAATAACCTGGTCACCAAAAAACAGGCGCATCCCTTTGCCAAAGAAAAGGTGGGGGCGAAAGAAAAGAGGCCCCCAATAGGTTTTGAGAAAATTTTGCAGCGTTACCCCCCAGCAAATTGTTTTTAGCCCTGTCATCACTGAAATAAAAGCACCACAAATGACCTGAGAGTTGCTCAGTACCGCTTGAATCACAGCAATGAGATCATCAGGCACCAACGTATCGGCATGGAGGAAGCAAAGCACCTCTCCACTTGCGGCCTGGGCTCCCAAGTTCATCTGCATCGATCGTCTCGCCTGGGGAGCAGAGAGAACAGTCACCTCAGGAACCTGCGCGATGGCTAAAGTGTCATCTACGCTACCGCCATCGACAATAATGATGTCAGCGGCAGGGGGATCTAGTTGCTCTAAACAGCGCAACGTTCGAGCGAGGTAATCCGCTTCATTCAGAGTGGGAATGATGATAGAAACGCTGAGCATAGAGCCAGTAACTAAATTGAAAGCTGAGTAAGAGAACACGTTCGAATGATAAAGCCATCTGTGAGGGTTACGCCCTTAATATTGCTGCTGAGCGCAGCTCTGCTCGGGGCATGTAGCCCTGTCACTGAGTCCCGCTCTGATGGAACAGCCCAAGCTTCTGATAAAGAAGAAAAGCCAGGCAAGGTTCTACAGCCCTTTGAATCAATTTCGGGCACTCCTTACTTAGTCGCCAACATTACTCAAGCCGACTGGGGTGGATCTCGCTCAGGCTCTTCGGGGTCTTATAAGCGCAGGGCTGGGGACATTCATAATCTTGTATTTCTCGATTCTGGCTCTCTAGCGTCCCACCGTTTATTTGAGACCAATCAGTACAACATTCTTGAGGCCAAGCAGTATTCATTGAGCAATCCAAATCCTCCGGCGAAAAAGAATGAGAAGATCGCTCGGTTTGTCTATCAAGTCTTCAAGCAAGATACAAATGAAGATGATTATCTCGGCGGCGTAGACCATCGCACCATTGGTATTTCGGATGCTTTTGGCAAGCAGTATGTTGAAGTGCTGACCGATATCAGTCAGCTTCTGAATCTAAAGCCGCTCAGCTCTAATCGGCTGCTGGCGGTCTACGTCAAGGCGGGGCAGAAAACGGCTAGCATTATTGATCTTGAGCAAAGGGTTGTCGTGAAGACAGATGCGATCGCAACTCTAGGCCCTGACGTACAGTAACGATTAGATCCAGTACCATCGTTATATGGTTAGCTCCCCCCCCATCCGTCTCCCTAAAACGCTGCGAGTCACAGACGAGCAGTTCTCTGACTTCGTTGTGGCCAACCCTGACCTGCGACTAGAGCGCACCGCGACTGGAGAACTGATTGTTATGCCGCCCACCGGTAGCGAAAGTGGAAACTACAACTTTGAGCTAAATACCGATCTAGGAATTTGGAACCGTCAGGCCCAACGTGGCAAAGCCTTTGATTCATCGACAGGATTTCGGCTCCCCAATGGAGCCACCCGCTCTCCTGATAGTGCATGGGTCACGAATGAACGCTGGGAGAAGCTGACACCACAGCAACGGAAAGGCTTTGCTCCACTTTGCCCAGATTTTGTACTGGAATTAGCCTCTGAAACCGATAATCTCGATACTCTGCGCCAAAAAATGCATGAGTATATCGGCAATGGCTGTCGTCTTGGCTGGCTGATTATTCCCAAAACGAAACAAGTCGAGGTTTATCGGCCAGAACAGGCTCCTGAAGTCCTCCAGTCTCCAACCTCTGTGTCAGAAGAAACCGTGTTACCGGGGTTTACGCTTAACTTACGAACTATTTTCGGAACTTAAAAGCGAGGACTCCAATGCAGCTTGCACAGACAGACCTTGCACAGCTACAGGAGCTAGAAGAGTGCTTATGGCGCTCAGACACACGGTTTGATCACGAGTTCATGGATCAAACCTTAGCTCCAGATTTTTTCGAGTTTGGCCGTTCTGGCCGTACCTATCGTAGAGAAGACACCTTGGGCGCTCCGGCTCAAACGATTCATGCAGTTTTGCCACTTAGAGACTTTGCCATTCAATTGGTAGAGGCCAATGTTGCTCTTGTGACTTATCGCAGTGAGGTGACCTACGGAGACGTCGTTGAACATGGCCGCAGAAGCTCTATCTGGTCCAAATCCACACGAGGATGGCAGCTAAGATTCCATCAGGGCACTCCAATCCCTCCTGAGATACTCTAGGGAACTACAATCAGTAACCTTTGTGACGTTAGGGAACCTGCAGCGGAATACATGAGTTCTCTGGAAGATACTCCACAAAAGAACCATCTTTAGCCAAAATCGCGACTAGCTCCATGTGCCAGTCCGGTTCAACATGCAGATCTTTCCAAGGCACTGCAAGTTCTAAACATTGATCTAGTCCGATCTGGATTTCTTGAGGGATCGGGTACCAGGGCTGCTCACCCCCTGCCACCTGCAGCAATGCCTCGCTTTTAAGAAGGTCAATCTTAAGGTGATGGTGAAACAAATAATTGAGCGGAGCAGTATCGGGCTTTTTCGTCAGCGGCACCGCACTGTTGTGCATCGTTTGCCCAGGGTAATACCAGAACAAATGCAGTTCCGGCGGGGAATCAACCCCTAGTTTTTTGCCCACCTGACAGTCAAATCGCAGGTAGAAATTAAGGTGATCAAGACCATACCAAAGCCGCTGCACCACGCTACTTTTGTGCATTGTGCCCCGCGCGCCAGCCACCGTAATCCGCCCAGCATGATCCCAATCCTGTTCATCAGCGACCCCATCAATTGTGGGGTGAATAAACCCTTGGG
The genomic region above belongs to Acaryochloris thomasi RCC1774 and contains:
- the rpsU gene encoding 30S ribosomal protein S21, giving the protein MAQIIVGESEGIESALRRFKRTVSKAGIFPDMRKHRHFETPLEKKKRKAIAKRRKRRMRRN
- a CDS encoding RNA recognition motif domain-containing protein — encoded protein: MSVYVGNLSYDATQDDLNQVFQEYGTVKNVKVPTDRETGRPRGFAFVEMESEAEEDAAIEALDGAEWMGRDLKVNKARPRQDRKPAAGGGWGGNNRSY
- the dnaG gene encoding DNA primase, translated to MDIPRIHPDTIEQVRQSADITDVVSEHVVLRKQGRNLVGCCPFHDEKTPSFSVSPEKQFYYCFGCGAGGNAFKFLMELEKRSFAEVVLGLAQRYDVPVQTLAKAEKQQLDRKLSLREQLYEILAIACSFYEHTLRQPQGQFALSYARQTRQLSEETIQQFQMGYAPAEWQGLYQHLVGDKKFPEALVEQAGLIVPRKSGEGYYDRFRDRLMIPIHDHQSRVVGFGSRTLTGEEPKYLNSPETELFNKGKLLFGLDKARKTIVKDDRAIVVEGYFDVIALHAAGITNAVASMGTAISEHQVKQLLRYTDSKRIVLNFDADAAGGKAAERAISEVEALAYRGDVQLRVLNLPNGKDADEFLLQASREDYNQLVEAAPLWLDWQIQRAIAGQDLQQADQFQAAIQIIVELLGKLPNAALRTHYIHNCAELLSQGESRLALQLEEALRQQVRGQRWLGRSEKWQRPADYTLREAAEAQLLRIYLHRPQQRATVREAMKDRDVEFSFSHHRFLWRQILALEEEAIQANPEHYASHPGVTPIPESLDLIAAVQDLCTTFTDELKQIYHLIQLNEKTELDLLRPNLSIRAASAGLERIACEKRCRHLLQMWESALKSAKRELKGKQILNAYLQHIQQMIDDESEHAQTLLDEESYCLQELEDIRQLYYQEKRYLDKLDQQRCITMNDLTEVVIEHNLHLN
- the trxA gene encoding thioredoxin, whose amino-acid sequence is MATQKQFKSFEEMLSASETPLLVDFYADWCGPCRMLAPILDQVQSMMKHQVQVVKIDTERYPNLASKYSVHALPTLVLFKQGDPVERLEGVMPAEDIVNRLQAFV
- a CDS encoding DUF6679 family protein, with the protein product MLSRKIYQLHTDGQDVWIFLRDQQRWLERARIIDVEGDLLTLRYETEEEDEICSWEEIIRIESVGAITRKLASVPKGEADLLVSEDCPEAEQIRESHPDSNTD
- a CDS encoding PfkB family carbohydrate kinase; protein product: MSVVGDKILGLFIGLSTLDFIYLAEGPPQANQKVVARESAISSGGPATNAAVTFAHLGNQAQLLTAMGTHPMTQLMRSDLEEVGVAMAEGRSLTIANLTPSQVQSPAISSIIVTESTGERAIISLNAQRQQAQPEQIPPEVWERLDATKIILIDGHQIDISVAISAQATNIPIVLDGGSWKPGLENVLPYVHYAICSANFYPPGCSKTEATIKYLQDRLPQPTRIAITQGDQPILYRDGKIEGTIPVPDITPVDTLGAGDVFHGAFCHFILSHAFPEALAQAAQVAATACQSFGTRAWLQEH
- a CDS encoding TIGR04283 family arsenosugar biosynthesis glycosyltransferase; protein product: MLSVSIIIPTLNEADYLARTLRCLEQLDPPAADIIIVDGGSVDDTLAIAQVPEVTVLSAPQARRSMQMNLGAQAASGEVLCFLHADTLVPDDLIAVIQAVLSNSQVICGAFISVMTGLKTICWGVTLQNFLKTYWGPLFFRPHLFFGKGMRLFFGDQVIFCRQQPFWDCGGFDADMPIMEESDFCQRITHYGRMRLVNRVVQASDRRVAHLGALKANAIYLTVGLLWAFGVSATRLKRLYAEIR
- a CDS encoding Uma2 family endonuclease translates to MVSSPPIRLPKTLRVTDEQFSDFVVANPDLRLERTATGELIVMPPTGSESGNYNFELNTDLGIWNRQAQRGKAFDSSTGFRLPNGATRSPDSAWVTNERWEKLTPQQRKGFAPLCPDFVLELASETDNLDTLRQKMHEYIGNGCRLGWLIIPKTKQVEVYRPEQAPEVLQSPTSVSEETVLPGFTLNLRTIFGT
- a CDS encoding nuclear transport factor 2 family protein — its product is MQLAQTDLAQLQELEECLWRSDTRFDHEFMDQTLAPDFFEFGRSGRTYRREDTLGAPAQTIHAVLPLRDFAIQLVEANVALVTYRSEVTYGDVVEHGRRSSIWSKSTRGWQLRFHQGTPIPPEIL